The nucleotide window ACAAATGCGGCAGAAAGAATGCCGATGCTGCTGAAGCTCGTTATCGACAGTATCAACATTACCAGCGCACTCAGAATGTTAGCTTTGGCTAAACCGGCTTTAAATATCAAAGCTCCAACCAGGAGAAATACCATCACTCTGAAGATAACCATTATGGAAGACCAGAGTGATGAAGAGAGAAGAACGACACTGAGTCGCGTTGGACTGGCGAGCATAATTTCCAGGGTTCCCATTACTTGACCCTCACGTATGCTGGAAGCAAAGCTAGACAAAGAGAGGCCCATAAATCCGGAGAAAGCAAGCCCGATCAAAACGAAGGCAAAATAGTCGCCTCCGTAGGCTTCCAGTTGAGGTTCGACAGCGTCTCCAAATAGCTGAGAGAGAAAGTAGAACGTAGCGACACTGAATAGTATACCCACGAACTGCATAGCAAAATCGGCTCGATAGCTGATTGCATTGAAGAAATCCCGTTTGAGAAATGCCTGAGCTACTGACACGTTTAGCTAACTCCTTTTAGTCCCCCGTTGATGGCCTGTACAAAGATATCTTCTAACGGGATCTCCGTTCCGCGGCAGTCATTTACCTGTCCCCCACTGAGTACTATTATCTTAAGTACTTGATTGAGTGCCTCCGGTTGATTTGAAAGGGTCACTTCGAAGTGAAGGATTCCGTTGCTTTGAGGCTCCCTGCGGCAATCGATAACGCCATCAGTAAGAGAAACGCATTCCATAAGATCATCCGGAGCATTTCTGACCTCTAGCTCATAGCGTTTTCTTGGCTCAAACAGAGAACGAAGCTCATTCACTTTACCGGTGGTGATCAAGCAGCCTTTATCCAGTATGGCCACGCGGTCACAAATTGCCTCGGCCTCCTCCATATTATGAGTGGCCAGGACCACTGTCCTTCCGGCAGAGTCCACTTCCTCTCTTAGCAATTTACGAACGGCACGAGCGTTTTGCGGATCCAGACTCCGGGTTGGTTCGTCCACAAAAAGCACTCGCGGCTGGCACAGTAACCCCCGCGCGATTGCTAATCTTTGCCGCATACCTGTTGAGTAGTTTTGGAATCTGACGTTAGCTTCAGGAAGCAGTCCTACCTCAACCAAAGCTTCTTCTACGCGCTGCCTAATCTGACGCCGTGGCACGCGATAGAGAGACGCGTAGAATTCCAGATTTTGCCATCCGGTAAGCCGCCAGTAGAAGCTCCTCTCATCGACACTTACGGCAGCCACCAGCTTCCTGCTTGAATACTCTTCTTTCTGAATGTGACAGCCTAACACCCAGGCATCACCGGAATTAGGCAATACAAGACCGCACAGGATTTTAATCAGGGTAGTTTTACCGGCACCATTAGGTCCGAGCAAGCCGAACAATTCACGTTCTTTGACTTCCAGACTCAACTCTTTCAAAGCGGTAACCACTTCCTTCTTTCTCCAGGGCAGAAGGTCCCGGTAACCGGCTGAACGAGCGAAGCTCTTGGTTAGTTTAGTCGCCTTTATGGCAGTATTCATCCTTTACTTTTCTCTCCCCCTACAAACCACCAGAGTTTAGTCAGTCCCCGTCGTAACAGGCTTCTGGTGAACTCCGCGTTAGAGTATG belongs to Dehalococcoidales bacterium and includes:
- a CDS encoding ABC transporter permease, with the translated sequence MSVAQAFLKRDFFNAISYRADFAMQFVGILFSVATFYFLSQLFGDAVEPQLEAYGGDYFAFVLIGLAFSGFMGLSLSSFASSIREGQVMGTLEIMLASPTRLSVVLLSSSLWSSIMVIFRVMVFLLVGALIFKAGLAKANILSALVMLILSITSFSSIGILSAAFVLILKKGDPVTRIFGGVSSLLAGVYYPTSVLPDWLEPLSRFLPLTYALDGLRLTILKGYSLSQIPLDLFVLLAFSLVLTPLALLVFRQALRKAKMDGSLTQY
- a CDS encoding ABC transporter ATP-binding protein; protein product: MNTAIKATKLTKSFARSAGYRDLLPWRKKEVVTALKELSLEVKERELFGLLGPNGAGKTTLIKILCGLVLPNSGDAWVLGCHIQKEEYSSRKLVAAVSVDERSFYWRLTGWQNLEFYASLYRVPRRQIRQRVEEALVEVGLLPEANVRFQNYSTGMRQRLAIARGLLCQPRVLFVDEPTRSLDPQNARAVRKLLREEVDSAGRTVVLATHNMEEAEAICDRVAILDKGCLITTGKVNELRSLFEPRKRYELEVRNAPDDLMECVSLTDGVIDCRREPQSNGILHFEVTLSNQPEALNQVLKIIVLSGGQVNDCRGTEIPLEDIFVQAINGGLKGVS